One Vanessa atalanta chromosome 8, ilVanAtal1.2, whole genome shotgun sequence genomic window carries:
- the LOC125065887 gene encoding serine/threonine-protein kinase N, with the protein MADPGYYHSDYIRHPVLYELGVKYGIKTECIPEIALPSKLEELKDVIRKEIRKELKIKEGAEKLREVATDRRSLSNVANLVKEANLKLNELKSDLQELESQLLLSRGQSIPTSPEDLSYDEEIILASEAAQQQRQLGEGTTDRKLASLEKQLNIELKVKQGAENMIQSISSSNQSRDKKLLAEAHQMLADSKDKIEYLKLRISKLSKQQKGDNAGANGDGRGTDISGVDALLDERIAEIRNRLRIEAAVVEGSKNAIRLLQSDKKVTDKKALQEAQTSLLESTQKLDLLRKSLDMRRQELPTESAAFIELGHELRSTGSSPGYVSLSGASGHRSLFVSPAPMISPCVQVTGTLEVRLMGCQDLLEDVPGRSRRDPLASPSDLKSFVKGVTIRNSMKYTYSIKEDTSNEIMAVMKLDNHTVAQTSWRPCSQQAWDQRFTIKLDKSRELEIGIHWKDWRGLCAVKFLRLEEFIDDIRHGMALELEPQGLLFAEIKFLNPIISRKPKLQRQRKIFKQQGKNIPRPSYGEMHIPAVVLGRLLKRSSPSIQNIQSAHIQSQQHNYEPDNKDVENPHATLIGMAGVRPLGLPSAPTTPQVPIAPPPKPTLPLQPPPNVSTLRMEKELQEAFAFLEDSYNRDSYIAKEPQTSSCNTPLVEYPPSPSPKLVLEFPSNEDQIVDFTNNMRISSSRSSSVIETLGKELDSRRQSGEMSMESFRLLSVLGRGHFGKVILAQYRPTNEYFAIKALKKGDIIARDEVDSLLSEKRIFEVANAIRHPFLVNLFACFQTEQHVCFVMEYAAGGDLMMHIHADVFTEPRAVFYAACVVLGLQYLHENNIIYRDLKLDNLLLDTDGYVKIADFGLCKEGMGWGDRTGTFCGTPEFLAPEVLTETSYTRAVDWWGLGVLIFEMLVGESPFPGEDEGEVFDSIVNDEVRYPRTLSLESIALMRRLLRKNPERRLGSSERDAEDVKKQAFFRNVDWEQLLLRKVKPPFVPTINNLEDVSNFDSEFTSEAAVLTPPKEPRPLSNADHKLFTDFTYMADWC; encoded by the exons ATGGCAGACCCAGGTTATTACCACAGTGATTATATTCGACACCCTGTCCTCTATGAGCTGGGCGTCAAGTATGGAATTAAAACGGAATGTATTCCAGAAATAGCATTGCCGTCTAAGTTGGAAGAACTCAAGGATGTCATACGTAAAGAGATACGTAAAGAACTCAAAATAAAAGAAGGTGCCGAAAAGCTTCGCGAAGTTGCTACTGATCGAAGATCGCTCTCAAATGTAGCGAATCTTGTAAAAGAGGCCAATTTAAAACTGAATGAACTTAAATCTGATCTGCAAGAACTTGAATCACAGCTTCTTTTGTCACGCGGTCAATCAATTCCGACTTCACCAGAAGATTTATCTTACGATGAAGAGATTATTTTGGCTTCAGAAGCTGCGCAACAACAACGTCAGTTGGGTGAGGGTACGACTGATCGCAAGTTGGCATCATTGGAAAAACAACTTAATATTGAATTGAAGGTAAAACAGGGCGCTGAGAATATGATACAAAGCATAAGCAGTAGTAACCAATCTCGTGACAAGAAACTACTTGCTGAAGCTCATCAAATGCTTGCAGATTCAaaagataaaattgaatatcTTAAATTGCGTATTTCTAAGCTAAGCAAACAACAAAAGGGCGATAATGCAGGAGCAAATGGTGATGGAAGGGGAACTGATATTAGTGGAGTTGATGCCTTACTGGATGAAAGGATTGCAGAAATTAGAAACCGCCTTCGTATAGAAGCAGCTGTAGTGGAAGGTTCCAAGAATGCTATAAGACTATTACAAAgtgataaaaaagtaacagaCAAGAAAGCATTACAAGAAGCTCAAACAAGTCTTCTTGAGTCAACCCAAAAGTTAGATTTGCTGCGAAAGTCACTTGATATGCGCAGGCAAGAACTACCTACTGAGAGTGCTGCCTTTATAGAGTTAGGACATGAATTACGTAGCACTGGTTCCAGTCCTGGTTATGTTAGTTTGTCTGGGGCAAGTGGACATCGCAGTCTATTTGTATCTCCTGCTCCTATGATCAGCCCATGTGTTCAAGTAACTGGCACCTTAGAGGTTAGATTGATGGGATGTCAAGATTTATTAGAAGATGTGCCAGGTCGCAGTAGAAGAGATCCTCTCGCTAGCCCTTCAGatttaaaatcttttgttaAAGGAGTAACCATTCGTAACTCaatgaaatatacatacagCATTAAGGAGGATACAAGTAATGAAATCATGGCTGTTATGAAATTGGATAACCATACTGTAGCTCAAACCAGTTGGAGACCATGTTCTCAACAGGCCTGGGATCAAAG ATTCACAATTAAATTGGACAAATCCAGAGAACTTGAGATTGGTATTCATTGGAAAGATTGGCGTGGACTATGTGCTGTAAAATTTCTAAGACTGGAAGAATTTATTGATGATATACGACATGGAATGGCCCTTGAACTCGAGCCCCAGGGTCTTTTATTTGctgaaattaagtttttaaaccCTATAATTTCAAGGAAACCAAAACTTCAGCGTCAAAGAAAGATTTTTAAACAACAAGGCAAGAATATTCCTAGACCTTCTTACGGAGAAATGCATATACCTGCTGTAGTCTTAGGAAGACTTTTGAAACGTTCTTCACCTTCAATTCAAAATATCCAGAGTGCCCATATTCAATCTCAGCAACATAATTATGAACCTGACAACAAAGATGTTGAAAATCCACATGCCACCCTTATTGGAATGGCTGGTGTACGACCCTTGGGTTTGCCCTCTGCTCCAACAACACCACAGGTACCTATTGCACCTCCTCCAAAACCAACTTTACCATTGCAACCACCACCTAATGTGTCTACTCTTAGAATGGAAAAAGAATTACAAGAAGCATTTGCATTTTTAGAAGATTCTTATAACAGGGATAGTTATATTGCAAAGGAACCACAGACTTCATCATGTAACACTCCCCTTGTAGAGTATCCACCATCACCGTCCCCTAAATTAGTCCTTGAATTTCCAAGTAATGAAGACCAGATAGTTGACTTTACAAATAACATGCGTATTTCTTCATCACGGTCTTCTTCAGTTATAGAAACTCTTGGCAAAGAATTAGACTCAAGGCGGCAGTCGGGAGAAATGTCAATGGAAAGCTTCAGACTATTAAGTGTTTTAGGTCGAGGTCATTTTGGCAAAGTAATTTTAGCCCAATATAGACCAACTAATgaatattttgcaattaaagCTTTAAAGAAAGGTGATATAATCGCCAGAGATGAAGTTGACTCTTTACTGTCGGAAAAGCGAATTTTTGAGGTAGCTAATGCAATCAGACATCCATTTTTGGTAAATCTTTTTGCATGTTTTCAAACTGAACAACATGTTTGTTTTGTCATGGAGTATGCAGCTGGGGGTGATCTTATGATGCACATACATGCTGATGTATTTACTGAACCGAGGGCAGTATTTTATGCAGCTTGTGTAGTATTAGGTTTACAGTATTTacacgaaaataatataatttatagggaTTTAAAACTAGATAACTTATTACTTGACACTGACGGGTATGTTAAAATAGCTGATTTTGGCCTCTGTAAAGAAGGAATGGGTTGGGGTGATCGCACAGGAACATTTTGTGGCACTCCTGAGTTTCTAGCTCCTGAAGTTTTGACTGAGACTTCATACACTAGAGCAGTTGACTGGTGGGGTCTAGGTGTCCTTATTTTTGAAATGCTAGTAGGAGAATCTCCATTCCCCGGTGAGGATGAAGGTGAAGTGTTTGATTCTATTGTTAATGATGAAGTTCGTTATCCTAGAACTCTATCTTTAGAATCAATTGCTTTAATGCGTCGATTGCTTAGAAAAAATCCCGAACGCCGTTTAGGCTCTTCTGAAAGAGATGCTGAGGATGTGAAAAAACAAGCATTTTTCCGCAATGTTGATTGGGAGCAGTTACTCCTACGTAAAGTGAAACCACCATTTGTGCCAACTATAAATAACCTTGAAGATGTTAGTAACTTTGATAGTGAGTTTACATCCGAAGCAGCAGTTCTGACACCACCTAAGGAGCCCCGTCCTCTCAGCAATGCAGACCATAAACTTTTCACAGACTTTACATATATGGCAGACTGGtgctaa